In the genome of Methylocystis echinoides, one region contains:
- a CDS encoding TonB-dependent receptor codes for MAAKKQVSLVALGIAIVSNGALAQQTLPTIEVGGAPLRSTTPRPARPSAAQGPSRPVAARDTPAPSAASPALEPAEVSPVVIQYAVPSATYTLSSKELQKTRGFEFSENLFRQSPGISVNDVAGNPLQPEVDFRGFVASPIAGTPQGLAVYQNGIRINEAWGDNVYWDMIPSIAIDRSTVVTGNPLFGLNAIGGAVVLDMKNGFTWQGLEIDGRGGSRGRRQGYGQFGIQSGPYAAYLAMEALGDNGYRYFSGAHIKRLYGDVGYRGDSAEIHANVTLAGNKINGTGPTAVEDVARDPWAVYTVPQSQKNTLSMFDLNGNVQASPTWKLFGDVHYRAFSQARVDGNTTEFECEPPEPGEAPELFCENDLGDPTSIPNFFNGQVQLGAIDRTWTRSRTIGGTVQAANDDVYFGFHNKITFGASLDQGWSYFAANQELGIIPPTLSVIGINYYVDELASGVAPVNVTAGNSYLGVYALDTLDVTDRLKITAGARFNRAGISLHDLRGTALNGADVFTRINPVAGATYEVLSNTFAYGSYSEANRAPTPLELGCSDPARPCLIDTFLVADPPLKQVESNTTEFGMRGTVEIPKVLPAAGDYLPGVLTWSGGIFRTNNFNDILAVPSTINGRGYFTNAGSTRREGVEVALRYTDERLSAYANYTMTVATFRSHIVLGAPDNPLAQLYGNGSIAVTPGANLSSVAPHRFKAGADYAVTPQWRVGADVQYTAGSYIRGDEINIGARLPSYAMLNLRTSYQITPNLQVYGLFENITNTRARTFGTWFDTNDIAFLTYTNPRMVSLGPPTGIYGGIKFTY; via the coding sequence ATGGCTGCAAAGAAACAAGTCTCATTAGTGGCGCTTGGGATCGCGATTGTGTCAAACGGCGCATTGGCCCAGCAAACGCTCCCGACCATTGAAGTTGGCGGCGCGCCGCTCCGCTCTACGACGCCGCGCCCTGCGAGGCCCTCCGCCGCGCAGGGCCCCAGTCGACCTGTCGCCGCGCGAGACACGCCCGCCCCCTCAGCGGCGTCGCCGGCCCTGGAGCCTGCCGAGGTTTCTCCTGTCGTCATCCAATATGCAGTCCCGTCGGCCACCTACACGCTGTCTTCGAAGGAGTTGCAAAAGACCCGCGGCTTTGAATTCTCCGAGAATCTCTTTCGGCAGTCACCGGGCATAAGCGTCAATGACGTGGCCGGCAATCCGCTTCAGCCGGAAGTGGACTTCCGCGGCTTCGTTGCCTCGCCCATCGCCGGCACGCCGCAGGGCCTCGCCGTCTATCAGAACGGCATCCGCATCAACGAGGCCTGGGGCGACAATGTTTATTGGGACATGATTCCCAGTATCGCCATCGACCGCTCCACCGTCGTCACCGGCAACCCGCTTTTCGGCCTCAACGCCATCGGCGGCGCCGTTGTCCTCGATATGAAGAACGGCTTCACGTGGCAGGGCCTCGAGATCGACGGGCGCGGCGGCAGCCGGGGCCGCCGGCAAGGCTATGGCCAGTTCGGCATACAGTCCGGTCCCTACGCCGCCTATCTCGCCATGGAGGCGCTCGGCGACAACGGCTACCGCTATTTCTCCGGAGCCCACATCAAGCGCCTCTACGGCGATGTCGGCTATCGCGGCGACAGCGCCGAGATTCACGCCAACGTCACTCTCGCCGGCAACAAGATCAACGGCACGGGCCCGACGGCGGTCGAGGACGTCGCCCGCGATCCCTGGGCCGTCTACACGGTGCCCCAGTCGCAGAAAAACACCCTGTCGATGTTCGACCTGAACGGCAATGTGCAGGCGAGCCCGACGTGGAAGCTCTTCGGCGACGTCCATTACCGCGCCTTCAGTCAGGCCCGCGTCGATGGCAACACGACCGAGTTCGAGTGCGAACCGCCGGAGCCGGGAGAAGCTCCGGAACTCTTCTGCGAAAACGATCTCGGCGATCCGACCTCCATCCCGAATTTCTTCAACGGCCAGGTTCAGCTCGGCGCCATCGACCGCACTTGGACTAGGTCGCGCACCATCGGCGGCACAGTGCAGGCGGCCAACGACGACGTTTATTTCGGCTTCCACAACAAGATCACCTTCGGCGCCAGCCTGGACCAGGGCTGGTCGTATTTCGCCGCGAACCAGGAGCTGGGGATCATCCCCCCCACCCTCTCCGTGATCGGCATTAACTACTACGTCGACGAGCTGGCGAGCGGGGTCGCGCCGGTCAACGTCACGGCCGGCAATTCCTATCTCGGCGTCTATGCGCTCGACACGCTCGACGTGACCGACCGGCTGAAGATCACCGCCGGGGCGCGCTTCAACCGCGCGGGGATCAGCCTTCACGACCTGCGCGGCACGGCCTTGAACGGCGCCGACGTGTTTACGCGCATCAATCCGGTCGCAGGCGCGACCTATGAGGTTCTGTCGAACACTTTCGCCTACGGCAGCTATTCGGAAGCCAATCGCGCGCCGACGCCGCTCGAACTCGGCTGCTCCGATCCGGCGCGTCCCTGCCTCATCGACACCTTCCTTGTCGCCGATCCGCCGCTCAAGCAGGTGGAGTCGAACACGACGGAATTCGGCATGCGCGGCACGGTCGAAATCCCCAAGGTCTTGCCCGCTGCGGGAGATTATTTGCCTGGCGTCCTGACCTGGAGCGGCGGTATTTTCCGCACGAACAATTTCAACGACATTCTCGCGGTGCCGAGCACCATCAACGGTCGCGGCTACTTTACCAACGCCGGCTCGACGCGGCGCGAGGGCGTGGAAGTTGCGCTGCGTTATACGGACGAGCGCCTCTCTGCCTACGCGAACTATACGATGACGGTCGCCACGTTCCGCTCGCACATCGTGCTCGGAGCGCCCGACAATCCGCTGGCGCAACTCTATGGCAATGGCTCGATCGCGGTGACGCCGGGCGCGAATCTGTCGTCGGTCGCGCCGCACCGCTTCAAGGCCGGCGCTGACTATGCGGTCACTCCGCAGTGGAGAGTGGGTGCGGACGTGCAATACACGGCCGGCTCCTACATCCGCGGCGATGAGATCAACATCGGGGCGAGGCTTCCATCCTACGCCATGCTGAACCTGCGGACCTCCTATCAGATCACGCCGAACCTGCAGGTCTACGGCCTATTCGAGAATATCACCAATACCCGGGCCCGCACCTTCGGCACGTGGTTTGACACGAATGACATCGCCTTCCTGACCTACACCAACCCGCGCATGGTCTCGCTCGGCCCGCCGACCGGCATATACGGCGGCATCAAGTTCACCTACTGA
- a CDS encoding ABC transporter substrate-binding protein: protein MKSLAAACLLQLAAAAAETLAIKVGVLRQAHSRETLSILHIPAADDTLAGALLGAADNNTTGKFTNQSFEALDAKLEGDADIDVTVESLVEKGARFIVADLPADRLLAASERAKEKGALLFNVSAHDDRLREEDCRANVIGVAPTRSMLADGLAQYLVWKQWRKWLLIKGSHREDELLAQAYRRSAKKFGANIVEERVYEDTGGGRRSDSGSVQTQRQIPALTQSAPNYDVLVGADESEVFAGYLPYHTLDPRPVAGSAGLYPTNWDPSHEQWGAHKLQNRFMATFHRLMNARDNNAWLAMRMIGEAATRTATNDVEKLRAYMESSDFSIAAFKGVRQTLRSWNNQLRQPILLSDGRLIVSVSPQEGFLHQVKELDTFGLDQPETKCKIAVTAQLRRFEYHRSQPTSRPRHPLTGYQNCL from the coding sequence ATGAAAAGCCTCGCCGCCGCTTGTCTTTTGCAGCTCGCCGCCGCGGCGGCCGAAACGCTCGCCATCAAGGTCGGCGTGCTGCGCCAGGCGCATTCGCGCGAAACGCTCTCGATCCTCCACATTCCTGCCGCCGACGACACGCTCGCGGGCGCCCTGCTCGGCGCGGCGGACAATAATACAACTGGGAAATTCACGAACCAGTCATTCGAAGCGCTCGACGCGAAGCTCGAGGGCGACGCCGACATCGACGTAACCGTGGAGAGTCTCGTCGAAAAAGGCGCGCGCTTCATCGTTGCCGACCTCCCTGCCGATCGCCTACTTGCGGCAAGCGAGCGCGCCAAGGAGAAGGGCGCCCTGCTCTTCAACGTTTCGGCCCATGACGACCGGCTGCGCGAAGAGGACTGCCGCGCCAATGTCATCGGTGTCGCGCCCACTCGGTCCATGCTGGCCGACGGCCTGGCGCAATATCTCGTCTGGAAACAGTGGCGCAAATGGCTACTTATCAAGGGCTCGCATCGAGAAGACGAGCTACTGGCGCAGGCCTATCGCCGCTCCGCCAAGAAGTTTGGCGCCAACATCGTAGAGGAGCGCGTTTACGAAGATACAGGCGGCGGACGACGCAGTGATTCCGGCTCAGTTCAAACACAACGTCAGATCCCGGCGCTCACCCAGAGCGCGCCCAATTACGATGTGCTCGTCGGGGCGGATGAGAGCGAGGTCTTCGCCGGCTACCTCCCCTATCACACATTGGATCCGCGCCCTGTCGCCGGATCTGCGGGACTCTATCCGACCAATTGGGACCCCTCGCATGAACAATGGGGCGCCCATAAATTGCAGAACCGCTTCATGGCGACATTCCATCGTTTGATGAATGCGCGCGACAACAACGCCTGGCTCGCCATGCGAATGATCGGAGAAGCAGCCACGCGGACCGCGACCAACGACGTCGAAAAACTGCGCGCCTATATGGAAAGCTCGGATTTCTCGATCGCCGCCTTCAAGGGCGTGCGGCAGACTTTGCGCTCCTGGAATAATCAGTTGCGTCAGCCCATTCTTCTTTCGGACGGCCGACTCATCGTTTCCGTGTCGCCCCAGGAGGGTTTCCTTCACCAGGTGAAGGAATTGGATACTTTCGGGCTTGATCAGCCCGAAACGAAATGCAAGATTGCAGTGACGGCACAGCTCAGACGCTTCGAATATCACCGCTCGCAGCCAACAAGCCGCCCGCGTCACCCTCTGACAGGGTATCAAAATTGTTTGTAG
- a CDS encoding ATP-binding protein, with protein MVLEKTNELVNRHVGGPTSRANSHHEGVNMISLKASSNWLVSVALIATLLINLLVQLLHAGPRIRAEAGSNLRLTREFVLKSIANIPETDNPVPPLQSLFANLGDLRHVEIKILGAKDPTPGHWSQLNHDRYHDLPEWFVKVAGAAPRVILIPLVRGTHDYGRVAIVSNPLDELEEIWSDMTWLASISVVATLMILIVVIFLIRFALSPFNALQAGLAELEAGRSGVKIPVRGASEFRNISNALNSLAATLDRVKNENKRLVSELIEVQDNERKEIGRDLHDEAGPCLFSIRAAVTALQDSVSQGVLDRDRVAHLSSIIDRSSTTLQLLFRGLLDRLRPKGLTELGLEPALRSLFATWELSHPEVALRLALPHDLSSLDKNTAFTAYRIVQEGVTNIFRHANADWGQVKLNFALGDVGAKETDADQDSEPRLEICIEDNGAGISDKPKMGMGLLGMRERVYALGGMFEVTKRSAGGTLVRALIPLVEDDEEE; from the coding sequence ATGGTTCTTGAGAAAACGAACGAACTTGTCAATCGTCATGTCGGCGGTCCAACTTCTCGGGCAAATAGTCACCATGAAGGCGTCAACATGATTTCCCTGAAAGCGAGCTCGAACTGGCTTGTCTCCGTCGCGCTCATTGCGACGCTTTTAATTAATTTGCTGGTTCAGCTCTTGCATGCTGGTCCTCGAATTCGGGCTGAAGCGGGAAGTAATCTGCGGTTGACCCGGGAATTTGTCCTGAAATCCATAGCAAATATTCCCGAAACCGATAATCCGGTTCCACCTTTGCAAAGCCTGTTCGCGAACCTAGGCGACCTTCGACACGTCGAAATCAAAATCCTGGGAGCGAAGGATCCGACCCCGGGCCACTGGTCACAGCTCAACCATGACCGTTATCATGATTTGCCGGAATGGTTCGTCAAGGTCGCTGGCGCGGCGCCGAGGGTTATCTTGATTCCCCTCGTTCGTGGTACGCATGACTATGGCCGGGTGGCGATCGTCTCTAACCCGCTCGACGAGTTGGAGGAAATCTGGAGTGACATGACCTGGCTCGCGTCGATCAGCGTCGTCGCGACATTGATGATCCTTATCGTCGTGATTTTTCTTATTCGCTTTGCGCTTTCTCCTTTCAACGCATTGCAGGCTGGACTTGCTGAGCTCGAAGCAGGGCGCTCAGGCGTTAAAATTCCAGTAAGAGGCGCTTCTGAATTTAGGAATATCTCCAACGCTCTAAACTCGCTCGCGGCGACGCTGGATCGAGTCAAGAACGAAAACAAGAGGCTCGTCAGCGAACTAATTGAGGTGCAGGATAATGAACGTAAAGAGATTGGTCGCGATTTACACGATGAAGCTGGTCCCTGCCTTTTTTCGATCCGTGCGGCTGTGACGGCTTTGCAGGATTCAGTTTCACAGGGCGTCTTGGATCGGGACCGAGTGGCGCATCTCTCCTCGATCATAGACAGGTCCAGCACAACGCTCCAGCTGTTGTTCAGGGGGCTGCTGGACAGGCTTAGGCCGAAGGGATTGACCGAGTTAGGATTGGAGCCTGCCTTGAGAAGCCTTTTCGCAACCTGGGAATTGAGTCATCCGGAGGTCGCCCTTAGACTGGCGCTCCCTCATGACCTGTCTTCATTAGACAAAAATACCGCCTTCACCGCATACCGAATCGTCCAGGAGGGGGTGACGAATATCTTTCGCCATGCGAACGCCGACTGGGGACAAGTCAAATTGAACTTTGCGTTGGGAGACGTCGGCGCAAAGGAGACGGATGCGGATCAAGACAGCGAGCCGCGACTCGAAATTTGTATTGAAGACAATGGCGCTGGCATTTCTGACAAGCCGAAGATGGGGATGGGTCTTCTTGGGATGCGAGAACGCGTCTACGCGCTTGGGGGCATGTTTGAAGTCACAAAGCGTTCGGCGGGTGGGACTCTTGTGAGAGCGCTAATTCCCCTGGTAGAGGACGATGAGGAGGAATGA
- a CDS encoding response regulator transcription factor: MRVLIIDDHPMVIEGCRGMLSEQADIEVLEAHDADEALEAFSSGAPDVVVLDINLPGTSGLDLLRRLLKTNPSAKILVFTMNDDPGFAARAIEHGAHGYLTKNEDPRALLKALRAVAAGERYLSNELALKLAFADRERVKNPLDVLSNREIEILRNLAEGKDMAEIAHILKISYKTVANNCILIKRKLGARSKADLVRIAVKNEIAMKFV, from the coding sequence ATGCGCGTACTGATTATCGACGACCATCCGATGGTGATCGAGGGATGCCGCGGCATGCTCTCGGAACAGGCCGACATCGAAGTGCTTGAAGCACACGATGCGGACGAAGCTCTCGAAGCATTTTCCTCGGGAGCGCCAGACGTCGTGGTTTTGGATATTAATCTTCCGGGCACATCAGGCCTCGATCTCTTACGACGGCTTCTTAAAACAAATCCAAGCGCCAAAATCCTCGTCTTCACCATGAACGACGATCCCGGCTTTGCCGCACGAGCTATTGAGCACGGGGCGCATGGCTATTTGACCAAGAATGAGGATCCGAGGGCCCTTCTCAAAGCCCTGAGAGCCGTTGCGGCCGGCGAACGCTATCTTTCCAATGAACTCGCTCTCAAGCTAGCGTTCGCCGATCGAGAGCGCGTGAAAAACCCACTCGACGTGTTAAGCAATCGCGAGATCGAAATTCTCCGGAACCTCGCGGAAGGAAAGGATATGGCGGAGATCGCCCATATCCTCAAAATCTCGTACAAGACGGTCGCCAACAACTGCATCCTGATCAAACGCAAATTGGGCGCCCGCTCCAAGGCGGATCTTGTGCGTATCGCCGTCAAAAACGAGATTGCGATGAAGTTCGTCTAA
- the pqqA gene encoding pyrroloquinoline quinone precursor peptide PqqA: MSWSNPVIVEVCVGMEVTCYESAEI, encoded by the coding sequence ATGTCTTGGTCTAATCCGGTGATCGTTGAAGTTTGCGTTGGCATGGAAGTCACTTGCTACGAGTCGGCCGAAATCTAA
- a CDS encoding SRPBCC family protein — MRTVLALIAILLAAPALAHGPTPIKVDETIVIAAEPKAVWAVAAKFDGLANWHPDVQSVKAKGGDAAGAEREITLKNGAMLKEGLDEYDPSAFKYSYRMSDPNLDALPVSSYSVTFTIEPAAGGGSQVKWYGRLYRGDTSNEPPENLNDDAARTAMSTFLRNGLQGLKQKVEGK, encoded by the coding sequence ATGAGAACAGTTCTGGCGCTGATCGCAATTCTGCTCGCCGCGCCGGCGTTGGCGCACGGTCCGACGCCGATCAAGGTCGACGAGACGATCGTCATCGCCGCAGAGCCCAAAGCCGTGTGGGCTGTCGCCGCCAAGTTCGATGGACTCGCGAACTGGCATCCGGACGTCCAGTCCGTCAAGGCGAAGGGCGGCGACGCCGCCGGAGCCGAGCGCGAAATCACGCTGAAAAACGGCGCTATGCTGAAGGAGGGGCTCGATGAATATGATCCATCGGCTTTCAAGTACAGCTATCGCATGTCTGATCCAAACCTGGACGCTCTGCCGGTCAGCTCTTATTCGGTGACCTTTACGATCGAGCCTGCCGCTGGCGGCGGCAGTCAGGTGAAGTGGTATGGCCGACTTTATCGCGGCGATACGAGCAACGAACCGCCGGAAAACCTGAACGACGATGCGGCGCGCACGGCGATGTCGACGTTTCTGCGCAACGGTCTACAGGGCTTGAAACAGAAAGTCGAAGGCAAATAG